The following coding sequences lie in one Aspergillus puulaauensis MK2 DNA, chromosome 3, nearly complete sequence genomic window:
- a CDS encoding putative chitin synthase activator (Chs3) (COG:M,O,T;~EggNog:ENOG410PGIR;~InterPro:IPR011990,IPR006597;~PFAM:PF08238;~go_function: GO:0005515 - protein binding [Evidence IEA]): MNRPPQGHGQGGLSATWYPGGSDDWYMPATNPEVISPSPQRVMPEVPENMQDNIAQLEHQARSPQGRMQYGQAQYERSRFPERSSSAAVVQGQPLHSGYEATHYEQSAAVYDAMDSPNFSPFPVLRNPPPNVPPTDEQREANLEKARVPVLSSNDPEMQLAWAQDVLAHVEVAVQNEARLSVIQPPRPQTPSVERQLRNDALNIVNFLAEQYHPKAEFIKGMWLEFGKFGFRVDKKEAFRCYSRAAEKGYARAEYRIGMQFESSGEPEKAIRHYEKGVAFADSASYYRLGMMILLGQHGQRQDYRIGLEYISLAAQSCDENAPQGAYVYGMLLARELPQVNVPETYLPLDLNAARVNIEKAAYHGFAKAQVKMGAAYELGQLGCDFNPALSLHYNALAARQGEPEAEMAISKWFLCGHEGVFEKNDELAFSYAQRAAQSGLPTAEFALGYFYEVGIFVPVDIKEAKSWYAKAAASGNKDATGRIDSISRSKTLSRRDHENVAIARIKSTRYGNHQRGASNANAMQPVSENLEMPDPSRMSLNDSNPSPAAPYPDRAGPQGRPGYPPDNRPSSAFGINPNIRPNVAQYNRAASYGPGPMGYRPPGSATPPTGQAHPASAGPKLDIGYSAPVEPPRQDMRRRPQRLDNVPDRKPARTPVSGHPGAMPSPRPSPSSANFPPRAESMQSPSGTPKPGATPSSAPPAQKPSKPAQPGKGPKTFEEMGVPQAPKENDCIVM, encoded by the exons ATGAATCGACCACCACAAGGCCACGGCCAGGGAGGCCTCTCTGCGACCTGGTATCCGGGAGGCAGTGATGATTGGTACATGCCAGCCACGAACCCCGAGGTCatatctccttctccccaaaG AGTCATGCCAGAAGTCCCGGAGAATATGCAGGACAATATCGCCCAGCTAGAGCACCAGGCTCGCAGCCCCCAGGGACGCATGCAGTACGGGCAAGCCCAGTATGAGCGGTCGCGTTTCCCAGAGCGatcctcttccgccgccgTTGTCCAGGGACAGCCGCTTCACTCTGGCTACGAGGCGACTCACTACGAGCAGTCCGCGGCTGTATATGACGCGATGGACTCGCCAAACTTCTCACCCTTTCCAGTTTTGCGGAATCCGCCGCCAAATGTGCCCCCCACCGATGAACAACGAGAAGCGAACTTGGAAAAGGCTCGAGTACCCGTGCTGTCCTCCAATGACCCAGAGATGCAACTGGCTTGGGCCCAAGATGTGCTCGCCCACGTCGAGGTCGCAGTACAGAACGAGGCTCGCTTATCTGTGATCCAACCTCCGCGTCCCCAGACCCCTTCGGTTGAGCGTCAGCTACGGAATGATGCATTGAACATAGTTAACTTTTTGGCTGAGCAATACCATCCGAAGGCAGAGTTTATTAAGGGTATGTGGTTGGAATTCGGCAAGTTTGGATTCCGTGTAGATAAGAAGGAGGCCTTCCGCTGCTATTCGAGAGCTGCGGAAAAGGGATATGCGAGAGCGGAATATCGCATCGGAATGCAATTTGAAAGCTCTGGGGAGCCCGAAAAGGCCATTAGGCACTATGAAAAGGGTGTCGCTTTCGCCGATTCTGCTTCTTACTAT CGCCTGGGTATGATGATATTGCTTGGCCAGCATGGCCAACGTCAGGATTATCGAATAGGTCTCGAATACATCAGCCTCGCTGCACAGTCGTGCGATGAGAATGCCCCTCAAGGTGCCTAT GTATACGGCATGCTTCTAGCACGTGAACTGCCACAGGTAAATGTACCAGAGACCTATCTACCTCTCGATCTCAACGCCGCCCGCGTAAATATAGAAAAGGCAGCATATCACGGGTTCGCCAAGGCCCAAGTCAAAATGGGAGCCGCATATGAATTGGGCCAACTTGGCTGCGACTTCAACCCCGCATTGTCCTTACACTACAACGCACTTGCTGCGCGCCAGGGCGAACCCGAGGCTGAAATGGCTATCAGCAAATGGTTCCTCTGTGGCCACGAAGGCGTTTTCGAAAAGAATGACGAATTGGCATTCTCGTACGCCCAACGAGCAGCTCAAAGCGGCCTTCCAACCGCAGAGTTCGCGCTTGGTTACTTTTACGAAGTTGGAATATTTGTTCCAGTCGATATCAAAGAAGCCAAGAGTTGGTATGCTAAAGCTGCAGCTAGCGGAAATAAAGATGCCACGGGCCGGATCGATAGCATTTCGCGCTCAAAGACCTTGTCACGCCGGGACCATGAAAATGTTGCGATTGCTCGAATCAAGTCCACACGCTATGGTAATCATCAGCGAGGAGCGTCAAACGCAAACGCAATGCAGCCAGTTTCCGAGAATCTGGAGATGCCCGATCCGTCCAGAATGAGTCTTAACGATTCCAACCCATCACCCGCAGCGCCCTATCCCGACCGCGCGGGGCCCCAGGGCCGTCCAGGTTATCCACCTGATAATCGGCCTAGTTCTGCATTCGGTATTAATCCAAACATTCGGCCTAACGTTGCTCAGTACAACCGTGCTGCCTCATATGGGCCGGGGCCAATGGGCTACCGACCTCCAGGCTCTGCGACACCACCAACCGGCCAAGCGCATCCTGCGTCGGCAGGACCTAAATTGGACATTGGCTATTCGGCGCCTGTGGAACCCCCGAGACAGGATATGCGGAGACGTCCCCAACGCCTGGACAATGTGCCAGATCGGAAGCCCGCGCGAACACCTGTTTCCGGCCATCCTGGTGCGATGCCTTCCCCGCGGCCTTCCCCCTCTTCTGCAAACTTTCCCCCGCGCGCCGAGTCAATGCAATCACCCTCGGGGACACCGAAACCCGGGGCCACACCTTCGTCTGCCCCTCCCGCCCAGAAACCCTCGAAACCAGCCCAACCCGGCAAGGGCCCGAAGACTTTCGAAGAGATGGGCGTTCCCCAAGCCCCGAAAGAGAATGATTGC